In one window of Candidatus Poribacteria bacterium DNA:
- a CDS encoding SAM-dependent chlorinase/fluorinase, whose amino-acid sequence MNSPPRIITLTTDFGTSDAYVGVMKGVILGINPSVQIVDITHAVPPQDIHEAAFLIHSVPRYFPKGTIHTVVVDPGVGSDRRAIICQTDGAFFVCPDNGILSYLLQGTENEEAQSGNVVAIQNRDYFLPEVSQTFHGRDIFAPVAAHLSLGVPLADFGPSVQDLVRLPIPTPQVSKDTIIGQIVKIDAFGNAVTNISEGVLNHWQNGPTSEVSVYEIRIGDVQLKRLNRAYAESDIGEPLAIIGSFGLLEIAVNGGDAAERLGLKREDSVIVHRH is encoded by the coding sequence ATGAACAGCCCGCCTCGTATCATTACCTTAACAACCGACTTCGGCACGAGTGACGCTTATGTTGGGGTTATGAAAGGTGTCATCCTCGGTATTAACCCGAGTGTGCAGATCGTTGACATCACACATGCTGTTCCACCACAGGACATTCATGAAGCCGCCTTCTTAATCCATTCAGTGCCTCGCTACTTTCCGAAAGGCACGATTCATACTGTCGTCGTTGACCCGGGGGTAGGGAGTGACCGACGGGCGATAATCTGCCAAACAGACGGCGCATTTTTCGTCTGTCCTGATAATGGAATATTGAGTTATCTGCTGCAAGGGACTGAGAATGAAGAAGCGCAATCGGGAAATGTAGTGGCGATTCAAAACCGAGACTATTTTTTGCCAGAGGTGAGCCAAACATTCCACGGTCGGGATATTTTCGCTCCTGTTGCTGCACATTTATCGCTGGGTGTGCCTCTTGCGGACTTCGGTCCATCCGTGCAAGATCTCGTTCGCCTTCCGATTCCGACACCACAAGTTTCTAAAGACACGATAATCGGACAAATTGTCAAAATCGACGCATTTGGGAATGCAGTCACAAATATTTCAGAAGGTGTGCTGAATCACTGGCAAAACGGTCCTACCTCAGAAGTTTCTGTTTATGAAATTAGGATAGGAGATGTGCAGCTGAAGCGGCTGAACCGTGCTTATGCTGAATCTGACATCGGTGAACCTTTGGCAATTATCGGAAGCTTTGGACTATTAGAGATTGCTGTAAATGGTGGGGATGCCGCCGAACGTTTAGGACTGAAACGTGAGGATTCTGTTATCGTTCATCGGCATTGA